Proteins from a single region of Juglans microcarpa x Juglans regia isolate MS1-56 chromosome 5S, Jm3101_v1.0, whole genome shotgun sequence:
- the LOC121266754 gene encoding FAD synthase — protein sequence MEIDKAIRESDDRRLKTKYENAIYVIQRALALYSIEEVAFSFNGGKDSTVLLHLLRAGYFLFKGEQSCSEEGLNEFPIRTIYFESPSAFPEINSFTYDTASTYGLQMDIIRLDFKSGLEALLKSKPIRAIFLGVRIGDPTAVGQEQFSPSSPGWPPFMRVNPILDWSYRDVWAFLLKCKVQYCSLYDHGYTSIGSTYDTTPNALLSNDNSSSGRETFRPAYLLSDGRLERAGRAKRISPVCESSAVSNGPDNVGSHKNSMLTASAIAVGDEILFGTFGDQLGPTLCRKLHSIGWSVLQTSVVRNEVDSVAEEVERQKSVNDMVFIYGGVGPLHSDVTLAGVAKAFGVRLAPDEEFEEYLRHLIGDQCTGDRNEMAQLPEGITELLHHEKLPVPLIKCQNVIILTATNVTELDEQWECLNQLSRSSSLLAMLEPYVSKYLTTQLSDVETAHPLAKLCLEFPDLYIGCYRKSRYGSLMISFKGKDQVRIQSAMEALFRKFHPGAFSEANQ from the exons ATGGAGATCGATAAGGCAATCAGAGAGAGTGATGACCGGCGGCTCAAGACCAAGTACGAAAACGCCATATATGTTATTCAAAGAGCTCTGGCTCTGTACTC TATTGAAGAGGTTGCCTTCAGCTTTAACGGAGGAAAGGACTCAACT GTTTTGTTGCACCTACTTAGGGCtggttattttttgtttaaagggGAGCAAAGCTGTTCTGAAGAGGGCCTAAATGAATTTCCAATTCGCACAATATATTTTGAGAGCCCTTCTGCTTTCCCTGAAATCAACTCGTTTACCTATGATACAGCCTCTAC CTATGGTTTGCAAATGGATATCATTCGTCTTGATTTCAAGTCTGGTTTGGAAGCTTTATTAAAGTCTAAACCAATTAGAGCTATTTTCCTTGGTGTTCGCATTGGTGACCCTACCGCG GTCGGCCAAGAACAGTTTTCTCCTAGTTCACCAGGATGGCCACCTTTCATGAGAGTGAATCCTATCTTGGATTGGTCATACAG AGATGTGTGGGCCTTTCTTTTGAAGTGCAAAGTCCAGTACTGCAGTCTTTATGATCATGG TTATACTTCAATTGGGAGCACATATGACACGACTCCAAATGCATTATTGTCCAATGATAATTCATCCAGCGGCAGAGAAACATTTAGACCTGCATATCTGCTTTCTGATGGAAGATTAGAGAGAGCAGGAAGAGCTAAAAGGATTTCTCCAGTTTGTGAGAGTTCTGCTGTTAGCAATGGCCCAGACAATGTTGGTTCGCATAAAAACAGCATGCTTACAGCATCAGCCATTGCTGTTGGGGATGAGATTCT GTTCGGCACCTTTGGAGATCAATTAGGACCTACACTGTGTAGAAAGCTCCATTCTATTGGCTGGTCTGTATTACAAACTTCTGTCGTTCGGAATGAA GTAGATTCGGTGGCTGAAGAAGTTGAGCGACAGAAGTCTGTGAATGATATG GTTTTTATATATGGTGGGGTAGGACCATTGCATTCAGATGTGACGTTAGCAGGTGTTGCTAAGGCTTTTGGTGTTCGTCTG GCTCCAGATGAGGAATTTGAAGAATATCTTCGGCATCTTATAGGCGATCAATGCACTGGAGACCGAAATGAG ATGGCTCAGTTGCCTGAAGGTATTACTGAATTGTTGCATCATGAAAAGCTGCCTGTGCCTTTG atAAAGTGTCAAAATGTGATCATTCTTACTGCAACAAATGTTACGGAGTTGGACGAGCAGTGGGAGTGTTTGAATCAATTATCACGATCTAGCAGTCTTTTAGCGATGCTGGAGCCATATGTATCAAAGTACTTGACAACACAGCTTTCAGAT GTAGAAACTGCTCATCCTCTGGCAAAACTTTGTCTTGAATTCCCTGACCTGTACATTG GGTGTTACCGCAAATCCAGATATGGGTCTCTGATGATTAGTTTCAAGGGCAAG